The Paenibacillus tianjinensis genome has a window encoding:
- a CDS encoding polymer-forming cytoskeletal protein: protein MKFVKVLLVAGVSAALLSGCGSNGNNEGNEAAATATTAPTAAAQTDAVSTASIVKEQDPFLKAVSAEGNWIVAILNDLTVDQDVVVAGEFHDKGAAENAIYRKLALYAQDADHKVTASYTLTAPKVTVQSENFRVQGGTIKGDVYVEANGFNLYKDATIDGNLYFANADVQASAVMEGKVTGATEVK, encoded by the coding sequence ATGAAATTCGTTAAAGTTTTGCTGGTTGCTGGTGTTTCTGCTGCATTGTTGTCGGGTTGCGGTTCGAATGGTAACAATGAAGGAAATGAAGCGGCTGCTACAGCTACAACTGCTCCTACAGCTGCTGCACAGACAGATGCAGTATCTACAGCATCCATTGTTAAAGAACAAGATCCATTCCTTAAAGCAGTAAGCGCAGAAGGTAACTGGATCGTAGCGATCCTTAATGACCTGACAGTAGATCAGGATGTTGTTGTAGCCGGGGAATTCCATGATAAAGGCGCTGCCGAAAATGCAATTTACCGCAAGCTTGCCCTGTATGCTCAGGATGCTGATCACAAAGTTACAGCCAGCTACACTCTTACTGCACCTAAAGTGACTGTTCAAAGTGAAAACTTCAGAGTGCAAGGCGGAACGATCAAAGGTGACGTTTACGTAGAAGCTAACGGCTTCAACCTGTATAAAGATGCTACAATCGACGGTAACCTGTACTTTGCAAATGCAGATGTACAAGCATCCGCTGTTATGGAAGGTAAAGTGACTGGAGCAACTGAAGTTAAATAA
- a CDS encoding CPBP family intramembrane glutamic endopeptidase: MTNTRKKSHPVIFSLMLGILLTLLISIASAAASIMELSDNGILVAQAGAFLVMAVIVTVYMTRGSRSLAQFGFKPLEGASSKDALYYLPLLIIALVQPFIGGINVKLTTAEVLFYLVFTLLVGFTEESVFRGIIRDKLKFKGSVFYIVFSSIFFGILHMSNALNGNDLAHVLMQVINALLLGCILALLIETTGNIIPLIAFHFVYDALAFMTKENSDKELLAVIILNLLYLVYGIYLVYNLRRRKKLNTAPGNRIHAT, encoded by the coding sequence ATGACAAACACCCGTAAAAAGAGTCATCCCGTTATATTCTCGCTTATGCTTGGTATCCTGCTGACGTTATTGATTTCCATAGCTTCGGCAGCCGCAAGCATTATGGAATTAAGTGACAACGGGATATTGGTTGCCCAGGCCGGAGCCTTTCTAGTCATGGCTGTGATCGTTACCGTATACATGACCAGAGGCAGCAGGAGCTTAGCACAGTTCGGGTTCAAGCCGCTGGAGGGAGCCTCTTCCAAAGATGCACTCTACTATCTCCCCCTGCTGATCATTGCCTTGGTTCAGCCGTTTATAGGCGGTATAAACGTGAAGCTGACCACAGCTGAGGTATTGTTCTACCTGGTGTTCACTCTGCTGGTTGGTTTTACGGAGGAATCGGTATTCAGAGGTATTATCAGAGACAAGCTAAAGTTCAAAGGCTCCGTATTCTACATCGTGTTTTCGTCGATCTTCTTTGGAATCTTACATATGTCTAATGCTTTAAACGGAAACGACCTTGCACATGTTCTGATGCAGGTTATCAATGCGTTGCTGCTCGGCTGTATTCTCGCCCTGCTGATTGAAACAACGGGCAATATTATTCCGCTGATTGCTTTTCATTTTGTGTATGATGCCTTAGCGTTTATGACAAAGGAGAATTCGGACAAAGAACTCCTGGCCGTTATTATATTAAACCTCTTATATCTGGTGTATGGCATTTACCTGGTTTACAATTTGCGGAGACGTAAGAAGCTGAATACAGCTCCGGGGAATAGGATTCATGCAACATAA
- a CDS encoding MBL fold metallo-hydrolase, which yields MNKFFTLHSVASGVWAAIVIPGSGALGNAAVVDLGDITVVVDTFCLPEAAGILRESALELTGKPVKYIVNTHFHGDHHYGNQMFADSLIITTDLTREILTKEGAPEVEVWQEGLQKQIEGLTKGMHAAQDLRLQSAFAYEIADKAALLAAVPGIRRRTAALTFSDKLMIHGTARSLTLLTFGGGHTDSDAFVYIEDAKVLIAGDLVLSKSHPAMLSGFPAAWIEILQRIGQELDFSLVIPGHGEVTDHSSIGEMISYLTEIQIYAEQAAASGESADFWMARGIPIPFAEWQMSHVFEWNFRWLYKQFVNEKRGEGND from the coding sequence TTGAACAAATTCTTCACCTTGCATTCAGTAGCTTCAGGCGTGTGGGCGGCAATTGTTATTCCGGGCAGCGGAGCGTTGGGGAATGCTGCGGTAGTTGATTTAGGTGATATTACAGTTGTAGTAGATACGTTCTGTCTTCCCGAAGCGGCTGGGATATTGCGGGAATCTGCCCTGGAGCTGACCGGGAAACCGGTGAAGTACATAGTCAATACGCATTTTCATGGAGATCATCATTACGGGAATCAGATGTTTGCGGACAGTCTGATCATCACTACTGACCTTACCCGGGAGATTCTGACTAAAGAGGGTGCTCCGGAAGTGGAAGTGTGGCAGGAAGGATTGCAGAAACAAATCGAGGGATTAACGAAAGGCATGCATGCGGCACAAGACCTCAGGCTGCAATCTGCATTTGCCTATGAAATTGCGGATAAAGCTGCACTGCTGGCGGCCGTTCCCGGCATCCGTAGAAGGACCGCGGCACTAACCTTTTCAGACAAGCTAATGATTCATGGGACTGCGCGTTCGCTGACTCTCCTGACCTTTGGCGGCGGGCATACGGATAGTGATGCCTTTGTATACATTGAAGATGCAAAGGTGCTGATCGCCGGAGATCTGGTACTAAGTAAATCACATCCGGCTATGCTTAGCGGGTTCCCGGCCGCATGGATAGAGATTCTGCAGCGGATCGGACAAGAGCTTGATTTCAGTCTGGTGATTCCCGGCCACGGGGAAGTTACAGACCACAGCAGCATTGGTGAGATGATCAGTTATCTTACTGAAATTCAAATCTATGCAGAACAAGCCGCAGCAAGCGGAGAATCAGCTGATTTCTGGATGGCTCGGGGTATACCTATACCTTTTGCTGAGTGGCAGATGTCTCATGTCTTTGAATGGAATTTCCGTTGGCTGTATAAACAATTTGTTAACGAAAAGCGAGGAGAAGGCAATGATTGA
- a CDS encoding class I SAM-dependent methyltransferase produces MKNGSWEAIYVEQGKTQIDVLDTVVEAAQRFTDNGCTSILDLGCGTGRHTLFLADQGFHIHASDLSPTGVQLTRQLVDQCGAYDVEYSVQNMYAMTLEDQRFDGVLCIWVQGHGVREDIRQGIHEIHRVLKKGGTVVTDFVTTEDPTYGIGEEIDKNTFVGGRPGEEDIPHYYTTREELETLFAEFSEVELADKVYEFTDMHGNEHKIVAILVTAKK; encoded by the coding sequence ATGAAAAATGGCAGCTGGGAAGCAATTTATGTGGAGCAGGGAAAAACGCAAATTGATGTATTGGATACAGTAGTAGAGGCTGCGCAGCGATTTACAGACAACGGCTGTACATCTATACTGGATTTGGGCTGCGGCACAGGCCGGCATACGCTTTTTTTGGCTGATCAGGGCTTTCATATACATGCAAGTGATCTCTCCCCTACGGGTGTGCAGCTAACCAGACAGCTTGTGGATCAATGTGGAGCCTATGATGTGGAATACAGTGTGCAGAATATGTACGCGATGACATTGGAGGATCAGAGGTTTGACGGCGTGTTATGTATATGGGTTCAAGGGCACGGAGTCAGGGAAGACATCCGGCAAGGAATCCACGAGATACATCGTGTACTCAAGAAAGGCGGAACGGTAGTAACGGATTTTGTGACGACTGAAGATCCCACTTACGGGATTGGTGAGGAGATCGACAAGAATACATTTGTCGGGGGAAGACCCGGCGAGGAAGATATTCCGCATTATTACACTACGCGTGAAGAACTGGAGACCCTGTTTGCTGAGTTCAGCGAAGTTGAATTAGCGGACAAAGTGTATGAGTTCACAGATATGCACGGTAATGAACATAAAATTGTTGCTATTCTGGTAACAGCAAAGAAATAG
- a CDS encoding PH domain-containing protein: protein MANLFGGLLGNYSEVTLPELKNQYGAYLMPEEQIRSGFKLIRDAFIITDERLILIDHQGVTGKKTRVASIHLSSIFEVTMETGGTGFDDCEINLHYITSPYHKTNNLQTAVYKFEFSKKFNVQPLYTALISIAHENHKRLNG from the coding sequence ATGGCTAACTTGTTCGGCGGTTTACTTGGCAATTATTCGGAGGTGACCCTTCCGGAGCTGAAGAACCAGTATGGGGCATATCTAATGCCTGAAGAACAAATCCGTTCAGGCTTCAAACTGATCCGCGATGCTTTTATTATTACGGATGAACGTTTAATTCTGATTGATCATCAAGGTGTCACCGGCAAGAAAACGCGCGTGGCGTCAATCCACCTCAGCTCTATATTTGAAGTCACTATGGAGACTGGCGGCACCGGTTTTGATGATTGTGAAATCAATCTGCATTATATTACCTCCCCGTATCATAAAACGAATAATCTGCAGACGGCCGTCTATAAATTTGAATTTTCCAAAAAATTCAATGTACAGCCTTTGTACACCGCACTCATCAGCATCGCGCATGAGAACCACAAGCGCCTGAACGGTTGA
- a CDS encoding asparaginase gives MIIPTPEVNFEASPFYNPSLKNVVILATGGTIAGSGEAHKTLNYEPGALPIQDLLDSVPHLERLANCAGIQVSNLCSADITSDHWLTLASIINTLALREDVHGFVITHGTDTLDETSYFLNLVIKTDKPVIITGSMRPATAISADGPLNLFQSVALAANPDASGQGVMVVFAEGIYSGRDVQKVNTFKANAFDERDFGCLGYMRDAQAFFYTRSLKKHTIDAQFDVSSLTGLPEVSVAYFHVDANPGILDYLSTVSKGIVIAGAGGGIYSKPWIDKVGELKNNNIPVVRCSRISSGITLKDSYIDLSANSIPCNSLVPQKARILLSLALTQTTHYDEIAAMFNVY, from the coding sequence ATGATTATTCCAACTCCGGAAGTGAATTTCGAAGCTTCTCCCTTTTATAATCCCAGCCTGAAAAATGTCGTCATTCTCGCCACCGGAGGAACGATTGCCGGCAGCGGAGAAGCCCATAAAACCTTAAATTATGAACCCGGCGCCCTCCCGATACAAGATCTGCTGGACAGTGTCCCCCACCTGGAGCGGTTAGCTAATTGCGCAGGAATTCAGGTAAGCAATCTTTGCAGTGCCGACATTACCAGCGATCACTGGCTGACACTTGCTTCAATCATTAATACCTTGGCCCTGCGGGAGGATGTCCACGGGTTTGTGATTACTCACGGAACAGATACTCTGGACGAGACCTCTTATTTCCTGAATCTGGTCATCAAGACGGATAAGCCGGTTATTATCACAGGCTCTATGCGCCCGGCCACGGCAATCAGTGCAGACGGACCGCTGAACCTCTTCCAGTCTGTTGCGCTCGCTGCCAATCCGGACGCTTCCGGACAGGGCGTAATGGTCGTGTTTGCAGAGGGGATCTACAGCGGCAGGGATGTTCAGAAGGTTAACACATTTAAGGCGAATGCTTTTGATGAACGGGATTTCGGCTGTCTCGGATATATGCGGGATGCCCAAGCCTTCTTTTACACCCGTTCTTTGAAAAAGCACACCATAGATGCACAGTTTGACGTCTCCTCCCTGACGGGACTGCCTGAGGTATCCGTCGCCTATTTCCATGTAGATGCCAACCCTGGTATTCTGGATTACCTGTCCACGGTTTCCAAAGGAATTGTTATCGCCGGTGCAGGCGGAGGGATATACAGCAAACCGTGGATAGATAAGGTAGGCGAGCTGAAAAACAACAATATCCCGGTGGTCCGCTGCTCGCGGATTTCCAGCGGGATAACGCTTAAAGATTCTTACATTGACCTCTCTGCTAATTCCATTCCCTGCAACAGTCTGGTG
- a CDS encoding serine hydrolase domain-containing protein — protein sequence MNISQLSAALAPQNLRSCLISREGRLIYEQYREPHTVTQIAKINSCTKSILSALICIAIGQGLLPQPSTPLSHFYPQLQLDTDKRKAAITLEQLLTMSAGFNWTEFGGQNSFPRMTRSENWTNFVLQQKLSHNPGEHMEYNSGVSQLLSAILVQGTEIPTARFAELHLFGPLGIEQYEWEQDPQGIHTGGFGLRLRPSDLLMFGQLYLQQGNWAERQLIPSELITRSTQTAIQAEAPRRGGYGWHWWTGSYAIAAGGTTGSELHYYYARGYGGQFVYVLPALETVVVLTQDHQGKQKKPPVDVFREWIAPLLSEGSL from the coding sequence ATGAATATATCTCAACTGTCCGCAGCACTTGCGCCGCAGAATTTACGCAGCTGTCTGATCAGCCGGGAAGGCCGGCTTATATATGAACAATATAGAGAGCCTCACACTGTTACCCAGATTGCCAAAATCAACTCCTGTACCAAAAGCATTCTATCCGCGCTGATCTGCATCGCTATCGGGCAGGGCTTGCTTCCACAGCCTTCTACTCCCCTGTCGCATTTCTATCCCCAACTTCAGCTGGACACAGATAAGCGTAAGGCAGCAATCACCCTGGAGCAATTGTTAACGATGTCCGCAGGGTTCAACTGGACTGAATTTGGCGGACAGAACTCTTTTCCCCGGATGACCCGGTCAGAGAACTGGACGAATTTCGTGCTGCAGCAGAAGCTGTCGCATAATCCAGGGGAGCATATGGAATACAACTCCGGTGTCTCACAGCTGCTGTCGGCTATTCTGGTACAAGGAACAGAGATACCCACTGCCCGGTTTGCTGAGTTGCACCTGTTCGGGCCGCTTGGAATTGAGCAGTATGAGTGGGAGCAGGATCCGCAAGGGATTCATACCGGAGGATTCGGGCTTCGCCTGCGGCCATCCGATCTGCTGATGTTTGGGCAGCTCTACTTGCAGCAAGGGAATTGGGCGGAGCGGCAGCTGATTCCTTCAGAGCTGATCACCCGCTCCACGCAAACCGCCATACAGGCGGAAGCTCCCCGGCGCGGCGGCTACGGCTGGCATTGGTGGACAGGCAGCTATGCTATTGCAGCAGGCGGTACAACAGGATCTGAATTGCACTATTATTACGCCAGAGGGTATGGTGGGCAATTTGTTTATGTACTTCCTGCGCTTGAGACAGTTGTTGTTCTAACACAAGATCACCAGGGCAAGCAGAAGAAACCTCCTGTAGATGTGTTCCGCGAATGGATCGCTCCGCTGCTCAGTGAAGGATCCCTCTGA
- a CDS encoding alpha/beta hydrolase, producing MDRIEALNINDTGSREPILHQGCEEYVITAGERKLEYRILLSHPSGEAPPEGYPVIYALDGNAVFHTLAEAARLQTRKPHGFDPVVIVAIGYPSDEPFDMTRRCYDFTIPVLEQTLPKRPDGSNWPEHGGADSFLDVLQDEIMPMISSLFPVDVSRQALFGHSLGGLFVLHALFTRPELFTHYAAGSPSVWWGDYSVLAEQERFSADYPQRQLQRKLLITIGAEELDHMVQDAEKLALLLEPLSEQGLQVNLAKFPEESHVSVLPAALSRLLKFALEKK from the coding sequence ATGGACCGGATAGAAGCGCTGAATATAAACGATACCGGAAGCAGAGAACCGATTCTGCATCAGGGCTGTGAAGAATATGTAATAACTGCGGGTGAGCGTAAGCTGGAGTACCGGATTTTGCTCTCGCACCCTTCCGGCGAAGCCCCGCCGGAAGGGTATCCGGTTATCTATGCCCTGGATGGCAACGCCGTATTTCATACCCTGGCTGAAGCTGCCCGGCTGCAGACACGTAAGCCGCACGGCTTTGATCCGGTGGTCATTGTCGCCATCGGCTACCCGTCAGATGAGCCCTTTGACATGACAAGACGCTGTTATGATTTCACTATACCGGTGCTCGAGCAGACCCTGCCGAAACGTCCGGATGGCAGTAACTGGCCTGAGCATGGCGGGGCGGACAGCTTCCTGGATGTCCTGCAGGATGAGATCATGCCGATGATCTCAAGTCTATTTCCGGTAGACGTCAGCCGTCAGGCCTTGTTCGGCCATTCCTTAGGCGGGCTGTTCGTTCTGCATGCGTTATTTACCAGACCAGAGCTGTTTACGCACTATGCAGCAGGCAGCCCCTCGGTCTGGTGGGGGGACTACTCCGTATTGGCTGAGCAGGAACGTTTCTCCGCAGACTACCCTCAGCGGCAACTGCAGCGGAAGCTGCTTATTACCATCGGTGCTGAAGAGCTAGACCACATGGTTCAGGATGCAGAGAAGCTGGCGTTGCTGCTAGAGCCGCTATCGGAGCAGGGACTGCAGGTCAATCTGGCCAAGTTTCCGGAGGAAAGCCATGTCAGTGTCCTGCCGGCTGCGCTCAGCCGCCTGCTGAAATTCGCACTGGAGAAGAAGTAA
- a CDS encoding copper amine oxidase N-terminal domain-containing protein, whose protein sequence is MRKIWLVLPLLAFSLIFASVSSAASNAYFSYTLENGGYATGPALLKDGTVYARATFLESAGLQVTWNKSHRQATYTGWEKSVVITVGSKTGKLDEKTVQLGGTPFVYKDELYLPARFMVYALGGESVSWNAKSAVYTAKGIQTFASTNASYAGVNYTVDKQTGKLYASTPAGRPRLIANLGSELYDMVTFDFQKTAGGLIYLTISDIYGEPHINNKWYTLIIKDGMVIRQASVGYWIRFGDNVNMYGNKLILTDGKTLRIIEDGTGKVAETMDLTKLGGVDDKYLIEGMDEDFLLIRPNQKGLLTLIDRKTGAKTLLYKALLDADQQLYAETNDIPFYGDQLEFVERKGNLLLFKNQAVRDGRIYEYDLSKTQP, encoded by the coding sequence ATGCGAAAAATATGGCTTGTTTTACCTTTGCTGGCCTTTTCACTGATTTTTGCTTCGGTCTCGTCTGCTGCTTCGAACGCTTATTTCAGCTATACATTGGAAAATGGGGGGTATGCTACCGGACCAGCACTGCTAAAGGATGGTACTGTTTATGCCCGGGCTACTTTTTTGGAATCGGCTGGCCTGCAGGTTACCTGGAATAAGTCCCACCGTCAGGCTACTTATACCGGATGGGAGAAGTCGGTAGTGATCACAGTAGGCAGCAAGACGGGGAAGCTGGACGAGAAAACTGTACAACTGGGCGGAACGCCTTTTGTATACAAGGATGAATTATATCTTCCTGCCCGGTTTATGGTCTATGCTCTGGGAGGCGAATCGGTAAGCTGGAATGCCAAAAGTGCAGTTTATACCGCTAAAGGTATTCAGACCTTCGCCAGTACCAATGCTTCCTATGCGGGTGTGAACTATACGGTTGATAAACAAACAGGGAAGCTATATGCTTCTACTCCCGCGGGTCGGCCCCGGCTGATTGCCAATCTGGGCTCAGAGCTATATGACATGGTTACTTTCGATTTTCAAAAGACAGCCGGAGGCTTAATATATCTGACCATATCAGATATTTACGGAGAGCCGCATATCAACAATAAATGGTATACGCTGATTATTAAGGACGGTATGGTGATCCGGCAGGCAAGCGTGGGGTACTGGATCCGGTTCGGAGATAATGTGAACATGTATGGAAACAAACTGATTCTGACGGATGGCAAGACTCTGCGGATAATCGAAGATGGGACAGGCAAAGTAGCAGAGACGATGGATTTAACCAAGCTTGGCGGTGTAGACGATAAGTATCTGATTGAAGGAATGGATGAGGATTTCCTGCTGATTCGTCCTAATCAAAAAGGCCTGCTTACCCTGATCGACCGCAAGACTGGCGCCAAAACATTGTTGTACAAAGCATTACTGGATGCAGACCAGCAACTTTATGCTGAAACGAATGATATTCCTTTCTATGGGGATCAGCTTGAATTTGTTGAACGCAAAGGCAATCTGCTGTTGTTCAAGAACCAGGCAGTCCGCGACGGCCGGATCTACGAATATGATCTTTCCAAGACTCAGCCTTAG
- a CDS encoding GNAT family N-acetyltransferase yields MIELKSRDYYLALPVLDQVKINTLFARSVLEQNIGGKVFADCADSPRAFYVVHSYGMSLLFGERGDETFERSLFDYVTNKSETRRAAEWLQADPAGDWTSLIDSIRIMHNGMLDNGSDLPEGNNSRAIQLNTRVNFRFDRQAYLTAREQFFKQDELIVQTTKEQFGALAEGVVPRFFWRDAAHFEAEGIGYTLLRGGEIAATAFSACCAQNQLEIGIETAQKYRGKGYAFSVSSAMIDYCLERRLEPVWACRLENEGSYYLAQKLGFVPVLNLPYYRLAY; encoded by the coding sequence ATGATTGAACTGAAAAGCAGGGACTATTACCTGGCCTTACCGGTGCTGGATCAAGTAAAAATAAACACGTTATTCGCCAGAAGCGTCCTGGAGCAGAATATTGGCGGGAAGGTGTTTGCGGATTGTGCAGACAGTCCCCGCGCTTTTTATGTGGTTCATTCTTATGGCATGTCACTTTTATTTGGAGAAAGAGGCGATGAAACCTTTGAACGCTCGCTCTTTGATTACGTGACCAATAAATCCGAAACCAGACGGGCGGCGGAGTGGCTGCAGGCAGATCCGGCAGGAGACTGGACCAGCTTAATCGATTCTATCCGGATTATGCATAATGGTATGCTTGACAACGGATCTGACTTGCCGGAGGGCAATAACTCCCGGGCCATTCAGCTGAATACAAGGGTTAATTTCCGCTTCGACCGGCAGGCTTACCTTACTGCCAGGGAGCAGTTTTTTAAGCAGGATGAATTGATCGTACAGACCACCAAAGAGCAGTTTGGCGCGCTGGCAGAAGGTGTGGTGCCCCGTTTTTTCTGGCGGGATGCGGCACATTTTGAAGCGGAGGGGATAGGATACACTTTGCTGCGGGGCGGCGAAATAGCCGCGACTGCGTTCTCAGCCTGCTGCGCACAGAATCAGCTGGAGATTGGCATTGAGACGGCACAAAAGTACCGGGGAAAAGGTTACGCGTTCTCCGTCAGCTCGGCCATGATTGATTACTGCCTGGAACGCAGGCTGGAACCGGTCTGGGCCTGCCGTTTAGAGAATGAAGGATCGTATTATCTCGCGCAGAAGCTGGGCTTTGTCCCGGTACTCAATCTTCCGTATTATCGGTTAGCCTATTAA